aaccacGAACTCACCCACTGGTAAGAATGCAAAATGAACTTTCGTTTTGAGTTTGAGTTTTGTGTTTCAGTTCTGCCCGACTAGTGCTTCACTTTGGCTTATTTCAATCTCTAAAGGCTTTTAAAGAATTGTTAGTACAAAATTCTAGCCGCATGCCACTTAATTAACACACACTGAGACACACACAATTTACCTGTGCACGCTGCCTGGGCCTAAGAACTCCGCTTGCCACTCACCCTGCACAGCTTTTGGTATATTATTAAagcccacacccacacacaaacacagccaAACcttcacatacacacacatgaaaaAGTCCTGGGTTGCGCGTGCACAAAAAAGAACGGATAAGTCAAGTCCCAGGACTCGTGAAAACTTTTGATGCCATCATTTGGTTGAGCTTAATTCAGCTTATTGCTGTTATTTGCGCCAAGCAACAAAGCAGCctcaacaaattttatttaaaatgcaaagccacacacccacacacatacactcacactcacgCCCAGCCAGCGAGCTGCCACGCCCTATTACCTGTTGGCTGACAACTCCTTGACGCCTGCCATGAACCCTTCCGCAGAACCGAAAAATAGCTCAGCCTTGAAATTAACTTTTAAAAGCAAGCGACACGCAAAATATGAAAAGCCGCATAAGGCAcaagcaaaagaaaatcaagcagaagaagaagcacacgatgttaagcaaatattaaagaaaaaggGAAAACAACAGCCAAATGGGACGTCCTCTTGATGAGCCACAAACAAGCCTTTAAATATGGAAATCAGCCGCGGCCCCAACTTCGACTCCAACTTCTACTGCCCACAAATTGGGAGCTACGGCAAATGTTTGCGTGTTGATGTCACGAAAGAAAAACACGGCAAGAAAACCTACTAAagaaaactaaagaaaatggaatattttgtttgaaaccgaaatgaaatatacaaaagaccaacaaattattttcattctaaaataataaataaaaatgaaatgaaatacaGCGAAATTACAAGAGTCAAGAAAATTAGTATTGAAACGAATTCGTTACGTAATGAAAAAAGACGTGTTACTCAACACGAAAAAAACGCTGACACAGCTCTATCCTTAGATGCTGCGGCGGCTCAGCAGCTTGGCCTGTTTAGTTTTGGCACTGGTTTTCAATACATTTCGATCTACGGAAATTTATTTGGCTTCATATaatacacatgcacaaatacacgcacacaaacacacacccacacacacacacagctctaGGAAAAGttttgacatttattttatttttagttaaaaGGGCATTGGTAACAAAAATCTTTGAACTCTCGCCATAAGCCCTTTTGCCACATTCTGTGCTGTGCGCtcaattgattgattgattgattgactgtttGAATCAGCTGATAATGAAGCTGGACGCTCTCGACAACTATTATATAAGTATGCATATCACGTCACAGATACCGCCGTActagtaaaaatatatatttcaatcaTGTGCAAGTCCTTCGTTGGTAAAAACAATATGACAACGGCGAATCGCACAGCCAATGATTGTATTAAGAGCAAATTAAGTATACGCACCCTATGCAACTTACCCAAAAACAAGTGCAAAATAATTGAACAATATCAAGCAGTCAGTCCACATGAAATTGCCGATAAGGTGAGAgacataataaaataaaaaacttgatTAGCCAGATATTATCCATACGCACTGTTGGATGCTCACAACATATGAGCCGAGCACTTAAAAGCGGTTCACGCAATTCAGAGCCCGCAGCAGCTGTGCTAAATCGTATATGTCGTACGTAGTCCAGTACGGAAATGCAGCAGATACTGCAATTTCCGGACTGTCAAAGTTTGGAGGCGGAGCAACTTACCAATTGTAAAGaaatatatagacaaaatgaAACCGAAAGCCAAACAAGTACAATACGAATAAGCATAGCCTGGTTGCCGCAGGGCCTTAGTTGCCAATTGTCTTCTTCGGTAGAAAGAAGATGAGCAAAATGGTAACTGCATAAAAAGAAGTTTTACAATATCAAGAATGTATGCACCATATGCATAGGCCACTTACTTGACATGCCCGCTACGTACACATTAAATGTTacaaagcagcagcatttcAGCGTATAGCCCATAAATAAGCTGCCAATCAGAACGCCAAAGCGACCACACATCATAGACAGGGCGACAGCTTTGCTTCTGCAGAAAAAAGGGTGTTGGAAATCTGTTTGAAATACGTCGCCTGACTCTTACCTCAAATGCGTGGCTATCACATCGATCAGCACAGTCAACGTCAATCGCATGCTACACAGCGGTGGCACAACGAGCAGGACAAATGCCAGAATGACCAGCTCATCGTGGATGACAAAGTTCAGCATGAAACCTGACAAACTGGAGAGAATCGAGAAGCACAACAGAATTGTCTTACGGTTAAGACAAATTAACAAGACGCTGATCATCATGAATCCAACCAAACAGGCGCTGCCATGATAAAGGGAAGCGAGCAGATTAGCTGTAGCCAAATGGCACTAGAAATTGGCTATCTTAAGTTCTGGTCAAGCGCACTGATGAAACAACGAACCTTGGAAACGCCCGTACTGGCATTCTGAGCGGCATATTCTTTTAACACATCACAGAGTACCATACTATCTTCGACTTCGCTTGTCATTTTGAGAACGCGCGGCATCCAAACCGTCAGGACAGCGCCgctataaatgtatattattatttatatagatatacacgTGAGAATACCCGACTAGAAGCTACTCTGAACCCAAGAACAAGCTGCCATTACGAACATTCCAAGATTCTTCTCTTAGAATCGACTATGTTATCATGATGTTATGAGATTCCGTAAATAGGTAAACTAATACGAGATTATATACATTCTCCCTAgttatattcaatatattcaataACTAAGCAGAAGAGCAGATGAACAGACAGACTGGCATAGCTTACTCAACTCATCTTGTTGCACAGATCAACAATGTATATGCCTTATGGGATTAAAGTCCGCCTTGTCAGCCAAATAACTATCGACTATGAATGACCTGATACTCACGTGGCAAACATAAGAAACATAATTCCAATAACAATGAGCATATAGCGCACATTGCTGCCTTGCAGCAGGGGTTTCGTATCTTGCCAGACACGTCGGAAAAAGCTGTGGAATAGATAGTTATTTTGAGCAAAAGGTGCAAGGTTGCTCGTTAAACTTACTCACTTCTTATCAGGGACCAGGGAATCACGGCGAAGATTTGACTGCGTTACAGATTCAATGCCCAGACTCTTCAGCGTTACATTCTTACCCTTGTTGTATCGACAGCACATCTCCAGGGCGTCGAGAGCCTCTTGCGTCTTCTGGACAGACAAATAGTACTTGGGACTTTCGGGCATGGGCAACAGCATGAATAGGGAAATCATGCCCGGCAGCAGATTGGTCATGCTGAGCACACGCCAGCCGCTAATCGCATAGTCGCCGGATATCTTCAAGTTTATTTCATACGGCAATATCAGCATCGCAGAAGCTGTGCGTGGAGCCGGAACAGTAGGCATCTCTTGATACGAGCAATGCGCTTACCTGGCACATACATCATGCTGACGCCAACGGAATAGCACATAAAATTGAGCACCATGGGCCGCAGCTTTATCTTGGTGAACTCGCCCATGTACGTGAGCAGCGCCATGCCAGGACCTGTAAGACTGTTAGACCGAGAATAAATGCATGAAATATTAGCAACAAACGAGAGACTTACAAGCAGCCCACGATGAAGCGCATCACAAGGAACGACCAGAACTCTGGCATCAGCGATGATATAAATGAGGTCAACATGGTCAGTGTTGAGGTGATGACCAGCAGCTTGCGGCGCCCGATCTCATCCGACTTGTAGCCCATATAATGGCTGGTGCAGACCTGCGCCATCAGCCCTGCGGTCATGAGCCAGGACAAGTGATGATCACCGATGTTAAGCTCACACCTTGCTGCCACAGTTATCAGCGAGATGCCGAACTGCTCATTGGTCACATAAAACTGTTGCATTGCACAgccaaaaaatataatcaGTTGCATGCGGCCAAAGCCTGTGAATGCCACGGAACACAGAACTAAGAAACTGCAACCGCAGATCGAAATGCAGCACACGCTTACCAAGTGTATTGAACACATCGTCAATGTCCACATCGGCCATATTTCACTAGAGAACGTATTGGAGCAGCCCTTCACAAATCTGAAGCCTAAGAGAAAGTAATCAAAAGAGAATTCAAGTTTTCATGGGGCAGTTGAGAATTCAGCTTAATGTTTAAAAAAGTGCACATGCTTTGAATTGGAATAATCGGAAATAAACCACATTCTGTAGACCAAATGACAAACACAGCTTAATTTGAGTTTAAAATtctaaatagaaaataaaaatgttagtgtagtaaataaaaattgtactGTCAATATAAAGCACACAACTcttacacaaacacatacatatatgtttttattatatatattcaaataacaCGCATACGCACTGTTTATTTCTTAGCTGTTGTTTtgcatgtttgttttgtatagCTTAAAGCATTTCTCTGCCCTTAGACCTTAGACTTGGTATTAGACCATGCAACACTCTCTTCATACTTCGCCCAGTAAACCTTGAATACAttgagttggagttggagtttcATTCAGTTGAGCCACCTGCAGTCCATGACAATGCCGAGttgtattaatttaatttgtgcttGTCGCATCCCTTGCTGCTGCAGGTGCCAGCCGTGCTGGCCTGCCCAGTGGTCCCAACAGTCGCAAGAGCTCCATACAGGAtctgtcgcagcagcagcaacagcagcagcaactgcaacaactgcaacaacttcAGCTGCAaaacttgcagctgcagcaacaacaacatctgcCGATTGGCATTGGCACAACGGAGACCAGTCCGCCGTCTGATGATGAGGACAAGCGCTATCGTCCACGCTGGAAGGGCTCGGGCACACAGCTGCCACCGCAGAGCGCCAAGCAGGCATTGTCCAGGCTAAAGCAAGCCGCCTCCGTCTCGAATGTGGCACAGGAAAAGCAGAGCCAGCTGTTGGGCAGCAGCCTGGGcgacagcagccagcagcagacgcTGCGCAAGGGCAGCATGGTCAATTTGCGTGGACAGGATACGCTCAACGCAGGCggacagctgcagcagcagcgcaaggGTAGCATGTTTCAGTTGGGTGAGGGGCATGCCCCAcaatcgcagtcgcagtcgcattCGCTGCAGCGCAAGGGCAGTGTCTATGTGCCCTCTGCCAGCGATACGCCACCCATGGGCACGCCCACACGCAAAGGCAGCATCTATCAGCGGACCAGCACGGAAAGCGGCGACAGTCCACAAAGAAAGGGCAGCATCTATCAACGCACCAGCACGGACAGCGGCGACAGCCCACAGAGGAAGCAGAGCGTGGTGAAAACCCTCAGCGGCAGCTATGTCAACGTCTCGGCCATCACAGGCAGCGAGTCCAGCTATGGGCTCAAGTTGGGCCCCTCCCAGATACATCCCAAGGGCTATCGCCTGACCACGGCGCGATATGGCGAGCTGAAAATGGGTTTCGTGAAAATTAAAGGCAACGTCGAGGTGGAGGTAAAAGAAAGCTGTTGCGTTTTAATTAAAGCACTGGAAAATATATACCTAATCAATGGCATTTTACATTCTCACAGCTGATTTGTGCACGAAACATTGTCAACGCGGACTGCGAGACACCGCCAGACACCTACGTCAAATGCTACATCAAAGACGGGGAACGTTTGCGGCACAAGAAGAAGACGCGCGTGGTGCGGCATGCCGCAGAGCCAATCTACAAGCAGACCATCAAGTATCAGGTGAGCAAATGGGCCATCAATAAAGCGGGACAACTCGCCGATGATGACTCAAATGGCGATAAGCACTGACGCTGGCCGTCAGGTCCATGTTGTTGCAGTTATTGGTTGCATTTTAATGCGATTAATGGCGGCCAATTTGCAGCAGACTGCGCTGTGCGTGTGTCTCCAGCGCGTGAATACAATGCAAATAGGCCGACAGAAGACGGTCGGGTGCCAGCGACTAACTGATACTCTGTACACAGTTGAATTAAAGGTAGAGTTAGCTTAAAAGAGTCTTCTTGCACGAACAAACTGTGCCTTGGGGAACAACTCTTGCCAACTCTTGCTCTATGACTGTAGAAGATAATTGACTTTACTTGAAAATGCATTAATTACTAGCAGACAGCCAGACGTGTAAACGGACAGtgcataaaacaaatatactcTTTTGACTTTATGAACAGTGTATAAGAAGCATGTAAGCATTGGCTGCTTCTGctgtacatttatttatatgtatatttcccAGTAATTACACAGAGTGACATTAAtgcaatttgtatgcaaataaaCTTTACTTTTaaacacgcacacccacacacacacacacactcacacatacacacgctcATGGACACTTACACGCACAGAGCTCTGATGTCTTTGGCCGGAACATTGTCATAATGGTATGGCAACGATGTGTGGGCTTCGAGCACAACCAGGGCCTAGGCGGCACGGAGGTGAATCTGGACAAAGTGAACATTGGACAGCACATCAGCGGCTGGTATCCGCTGTTCCCCATGCACAGCTACGGCGGCTCGGATTCGGATAATTCCCCTTGACCGAACACGCGAGCGTGCGCGACAAacgaaacaataaaaatgaaatgcataaCACCAATATTTAATGATATGCTATTGCTTAAAGTAAACGCTCAATTTGTTAGTACTTAAGCTGGGCCATCcgaacaatttgttgtttaatcGAAGTTTTAATCCCAAGCCAAGCACCAATAATTcccacataaacatatatataatcatatatatatctatgtatgtcCCCAAAATAGTTTTAGTAGTTAAATGAGCTTGACAGCGTTTTGGATGTGTTAAAACATTATGGTGCGAGAGCTTTGTAGGTACAGTAAGGCAACACTATGGCAAACAATTGCAGGCACAATAATTGAGAAACCGGAGTACCAGAACGAACAGACAGATATATAGAAATACGAATTATAcaacaaatcgaaagaaaagaaaacaaaaaaaaaaaatgaatcaaatatatatttttgcttgttgttgttgtgtttgtgagTGTTTAATGCATGTTGTGTTTGTGGCACGCGCAGGAAACGCAAAAATCCAATaaaacaaatcgaaaattAACAATAAAGTCGTAAAATGCAAGGCAACGAAGAGGCAAGTAAATCGAAAGCATACGCTACAGGAAACCTAAAGTACACTAACttatattaacaaatatattcaacTAAATGTTTGCTAAATGCGCTAATTAATCACTTTTCAGAAGTCAGAATGGCGAAACAATTTAAACAGTTAAAACCAGAGCTAAATAAGCCCGCGAAGGCTTCAAACTGCAAGACACACAAATCGAATGCAAAACTAAACGCTAAACTTTCTCAGTGTATAagatatgaaaaaaaaaaaaaacactcgaACGATATCAAGTGAAAAACATATACAACTAAATTAATATGACAATCttcttgtgtatgtgtgtgcgtgagcgagagtgtgtgtgtgtgtgtgcgtgagcgaCTAAAGCGTGATTAAGACGAATTTACTGTAGTCATTTTTTCGGTAGTCAGTGTGGTAGGCGCAACACAACACTTTAAGCATTTTGCTTAAATGAAATCCTCAACTTCCTTCCTGTCCCGCTTGCCAGCCACCCATTTGTATTTTCCCAGAACTTGCAGCTTCACATTCGACTTTCGACAGGACAATCTCTTGTAATGAAATACTAGGAAACAAAAAGgttgaacaaaacaaaacacgtCTTTTTGTGGGCTTGCAAACAAAACCAACGTTCAACTTATCGACTTGGAGTTTCAAACTTGGCAAAAATTATAtgagaaacaaaacaaaaattgtctaaaaaatatttactatCTCTAGCATATACTGGTGTCATATTATAAATTCTAAACTAGACTACATTTAAGCTTTGAAAAATCTTCAACTTTTTACTCTCTACTAACTAAAACCCTctaggaaaaaacaaaaaaaaacacccgACTATTTCTACAAGTGCGACAACTTTTTAACGTTAGTTAGCAAAAGGACTTCAAACAATTTCACATGGTACTaaagaaaaaactatcaaaattCTATATACTCTACTACTCCTaggtattaattatatattgtttttgttttcgaaaaCCCCCTAATTGCTAAGATTAAGAAATAATCTATTTGTCATTGTGCAACTACTTAAGTAACATGTgcatatatgctatatatatatatatgtaatttgtCCAGGTAGCCAGGGTAAAACCTTCGAGTGGTATCGgtaataaaaaacatttcagttcaaataaatattaaatactcttTACATTTTGGCTGTTGACCTTAGCTCGAGAATCAGttcaaaaatattgttgtaaAACGAAAGGGCgacaaaacgaaatgttttgaaacgaaatgaaaggaaacgaaacgaaacgaaacgaaaactaaaaattgGTTGTGCTTTGAGAAATCTATTGTAATCATTGTTGAACTCTATTTTCTATAATGGCTGTAAAAGCTTTAAGATATTTTCAGCTAAACTTAAGTATCTTAATACTAACTATTGCTGTAACTGAAACTTAAGTCTATTTGATCAACTTTGTACGATCTGTACTTTAACTATTAAACCTACTATACCTATTACCTGTTGTTAATTGTAATTGAAAGTActctgaaaagaaaaacactgTAAAAATAACACCATATCAACGTGTAGCGTTGAGGACAAGGATTAGCAAAGATTAAGGACAGCGCTTTAAAAGTGCAGAGTGTGTGTAGCATGGCTGACGATTATATGAAAAGGATAACTTAACTTtaacaatttgttaaaaataagtaattacTTGCATTAAactattaaatacaatatatatatatatagacagatGTGAACAATATGAACGTACATATATGCggatatatacaaatattataattaaatgtagcaaaaccaaaaacaccCACAACAATATGTATATCAAATTGAGTTTCAATAAacatacaatatttatttgaacagCGCTGTGTTCTTATTATAAACGTAGAAATTAGCAATTGGTTCAATCTTGAGGAAATTTCTGCTAATTCGACTATTTGGAATGCATTTATGGGATCTGTTCTAACTGGATTTGCAATCAAGAATACGTTCAATTTGTTCTTAGAGACGTGTTCGTGCTATAGCAATTACCTTTCAATTACCTACCAGAGACAACCACCACGTTAAGTTTCAGTGGGCCGTCC
The sequence above is a segment of the Drosophila virilis strain 15010-1051.87 chromosome 3, Dvir_AGI_RSII-ME, whole genome shotgun sequence genome. Coding sequences within it:
- the LOC6623861 gene encoding synaptic vesicle glycoprotein 2C isoform X2, with the protein product MADVDIDDVFNTLGFGRMQLIIFFGCAMQQFYVTNEQFGISLITVAARCELNIGDHHLSWLMTAGLMAQVCTSHYMGYKSDEIGRRKLLVITSTLTMLTSFISSLMPEFWSFLVMRFIVGCFLTGPGMALLTYMGEFTKIKLRPMVLNFMCYSVGVSMMYVPASAMLILPYEINLKISGDYAISGWRVLSMTNLLPGMISLFMLLPMPESPKYYLSVQKTQEALDALEMCCRYNKGKNVTLKSLGIESVTQSNLRRDSLVPDKNFFRRVWQDTKPLLQGSNVRYMLIVIGIMFLMFATGAVLTVWMPRVLKMTSEVEDSMVLCDVLKEYAAQNASTGVSKLICSLPFIMAAPVWLDS
- the LOC6623861 gene encoding synaptic vesicle glycoprotein 2C isoform X3 is translated as MADVDIDDVFNTLGFGRMQLIIFFGCAMQQFYVTNEQFGISLITVAARCELNIGDHHLSWLMTAGLMAQVCTSHYMGYKSDEIGRRKLLVITSTLTMLTSFISSLMPEFWSFLVMRFIVGCFLTGPGMALLTYMGEFTKIKLRPMVLNFMCYSVGVSMMYVPASAMLILPYEINLKISGDYAISGWRVLSMTNLLPGMISLFMLLPMPESPKYYLSVQKTQEALDALEMCCRYNKGKNVTLKSLGIESVTQSNLRRDSLVPDKNFFRRVWQDTKPLLQGSNVRYMLIVIGIMFLMFATGAVLTVWMPRVLKMTSEVEDSMVLCDVLKEYAAQNASTGVSKRLFGWIHDDQRLVNLS
- the LOC6623861 gene encoding synaptic vesicle glycoprotein 2C isoform X1 produces the protein MADVDIDDVFNTLGFGRMQLIIFFGCAMQQFYVTNEQFGISLITVAARCELNIGDHHLSWLMTAGLMAQVCTSHYMGYKSDEIGRRKLLVITSTLTMLTSFISSLMPEFWSFLVMRFIVGCFLTGPGMALLTYMGEFTKIKLRPMVLNFMCYSVGVSMMYVPASAMLILPYEINLKISGDYAISGWRVLSMTNLLPGMISLFMLLPMPESPKYYLSVQKTQEALDALEMCCRYNKGKNVTLKSLGIESVTQSNLRRDSLVPDKNFFRRVWQDTKPLLQGSNVRYMLIVIGIMFLMFATGAVLTVWMPRVLKMTSEVEDSMVLCDVLKEYAAQNASTGVSKCHLATANLLASLYHGSACLVGFMMISVLLICLNRKTILLCFSILSSLSGFMLNFVIHDELVILAFVLLVVPPLCSMRLTLTVLIDVIATHLRSKAVALSMMCGRFGVLIGSLFMGYTLKCCCFVTFNVYVAGMSITILLIFFLPKKTIGN
- the LOC6623861 gene encoding uncharacterized protein isoform X4 — translated: MCQISGDYAISGWRVLSMTNLLPGMISLFMLLPMPESPKYYLSVQKTQEALDALEMCCRYNKGKNVTLKSLGIESVTQSNLRRDSLVPDKNFFRRVWQDTKPLLQGSNVRYMLIVIGIMFLMFATGAVLTVWMPRVLKMTSEVEDSMVLCDVLKEYAAQNASTGVSKCHLATANLLASLYHGSACLVGFMMISVLLICLNRKTILLCFSILSSLSGFMLNFVIHDELVILAFVLLVVPPLCSMRLTLTVLIDVIATHLRSKAVALSMMCGRFGVLIGSLFMGYTLKCCCFVTFNVYVAGMSITILLIFFLPKKTIGN